A part of Gouania willdenowi chromosome 2, fGouWil2.1, whole genome shotgun sequence genomic DNA contains:
- the LOC114474745 gene encoding cyclin-T2-like isoform X1 — MAVYRGPSAKWLFTREQLDNTPSRRCGIEADRELSYRQQAANLIQDIGQRLNVSQLIINTAIVYMHRFYMLHSFNKFHRNVISQVTLFLASKVEEQPRKLELVIKIAHAIINPQEPALDTKSNAFQLQLHEFVVLEAIVLQTLGFDITIDHPHTDVVKCCQLVRASKDLAQTSYFMATNSLHLTTFCLQHRPTVVACVCIHLACKWSNWEIPVSTDGKHWWEYVDCRVTLQLLDELTHEFLQILEKTPSKLKRIRNWRAIQAAKKPKTEGVGVDSSFQGSSLESVGGVASSFFSSSDASDMSLNAMGYAPYQPLGEPFPQPAHSDFTLLKHKHKAVGRASGNEGGVSRPQKVLTLEKYREKHTEQNGVREEPSTDSYTPPLAASAHHHHHKKRSQTGERRDKSSSKRPRLSHAPQPENGSNEELKMRIKVSSDSQKHKEHGHAHRHTKHGHTHTASSALRANDGSTSTTSSRKRPHPHTDPAHHPPSKSSRSKVGVASSHYTEPHGHDGAANGVLINGQHTDYKNTFDMLDSLLSAQGMNL, encoded by the exons ATGGCGGTGTACCGGGGTCCCTCCGCCAAGTGGCTCTTCACCCGGGAGCAGCTGGACAACACGCCGTCCCGACGCTGCGGCATCGAGGCCGACAGGGAGCTGTCGTACCGGCAGCAGGCCGCCAACCTCATCCAGGACATCGGCCAGAGACTCAACGT CTCCCAGCTCATCATCAACACAGCCATAGTGTACATGCACAGGTTCTACATGCTCCATTCCTTCAACAAGTTCCACAGAAAC GTCATTTCTCAGGTCACTCTGTTTCTAGCTTCTAAAGTGGAGGAACAGCCCAGGAAACTGGAGCTGGTGATAAAGATAGCTCACGCCATCATCAACCCACAGGAACCGGCCTTGGACACTAAAAGCAAC gCATTCCAGCTGCAGCTTCACGAGTTTGTGGTCCTGGAGGCCATAGTCCTGCAGACACTGG GTTTTGATATCACCATCGATCATCCTCACACAGACGTAGTGAAGTGTTGTCAGCTAGTGAGAG CAAGCAAGGATTTGGCTCAGACTTCCTATTTCATGGCTACCAATAG TCTTCACCTGACCACCTTCTGCCTGCAGCACCGCCCCACCGTGGTGGCATGCGTGTGCATCCATTTGGCCTGTAAATGGTCCAACTGGGAGATCCCCGTGTCCACGGACGGGAAACACTGGTGGGAGTACGTGGACTGTAGAGTCACGCTGCAGCTGCTAGACG AGCTCACTCATGAATTCCTGCAGATTCTGGAGAAAACGCCGAGTAAACTGAAGAGGATCAGGAACTGGAGG GCCATTCAAGCTGCTAAGAAACCAAAGACAGAGGGTGTGGGCGTGGACTCCTCCTTCCAGGGCTCGTCTTTAGAGAGCGTAGGGGGCGTGGCTTCATCCTTCTTCTCTTCCTCGGACGCCTCCGACATGTCTCTGAACGCCATGGGCTACGCCCCCTACCAGCCGCTGGGTGAACCCTTCCCTCAGCCTGCCCACTCTGACTTCACGCTgctcaaacacaaacacaaagctgTTGGCAGGGCCAGTGGCAACGAGGGCGGAGTCTCACGACCTCAGAAAGTCTTAACGCTGGAAAAATACCGTGAGAAACACACGGAGCAAAATGGCGTGAGGGAGGAGCCTAGCACAGACTCATACACGCCCCCGCTGGCGGCCTCcgcccaccaccaccaccacaagaAGCGCTCACAAACGGGTGAGAGGAGGGACAAATCCAGCTCCAAACGGCCTCGGCTAAGCCACGCCCCTCAGCCTGAGAACGGCTCCAATGAGGAGCTGAAGATGAGGATCAAAGTGTCGTCAGATTCTCAGAAACACAAAGAGCATGGCCACGCCCATCGCCACACCAAGCATGGCCACACCCACACCGCCTCTTCAGCGCTACGAGCTAACGACGGCtccacctccaccacctcctcccGTAAGAGGCCCCACCCACACACTGACCCCGCCCACCACCCCCCATCCAAGAGTAGCCGCTccaaagtgggcgtggcctcgTCTCACTACACAGAGCCGCACGGCCACGACGGGGCCGCCAACGGCGTGTTGATTAACGGCCAACACACCGACTATAAGAACACGTTTGACATGCTGGACTCGTTACTAAGTGCCCAAGGAATGAACCTGTAG
- the LOC114474745 gene encoding cyclin-T2-like isoform X2: MAVYRGPSAKWLFTREQLDNTPSRRCGIEADRELSYRQQAANLIQDIGQRLNVSQLIINTAIVYMHRFYMLHSFNKFHRNVISQVTLFLASKVEEQPRKLELVIKIAHAIINPQEPALDTKSNAFQLQLHEFVVLEAIVLQTLGFDITIDHPHTDVVKCCQLVRASKDLAQTSYFMATNR; encoded by the exons ATGGCGGTGTACCGGGGTCCCTCCGCCAAGTGGCTCTTCACCCGGGAGCAGCTGGACAACACGCCGTCCCGACGCTGCGGCATCGAGGCCGACAGGGAGCTGTCGTACCGGCAGCAGGCCGCCAACCTCATCCAGGACATCGGCCAGAGACTCAACGT CTCCCAGCTCATCATCAACACAGCCATAGTGTACATGCACAGGTTCTACATGCTCCATTCCTTCAACAAGTTCCACAGAAAC GTCATTTCTCAGGTCACTCTGTTTCTAGCTTCTAAAGTGGAGGAACAGCCCAGGAAACTGGAGCTGGTGATAAAGATAGCTCACGCCATCATCAACCCACAGGAACCGGCCTTGGACACTAAAAGCAAC gCATTCCAGCTGCAGCTTCACGAGTTTGTGGTCCTGGAGGCCATAGTCCTGCAGACACTGG GTTTTGATATCACCATCGATCATCCTCACACAGACGTAGTGAAGTGTTGTCAGCTAGTGAGAG CAAGCAAGGATTTGGCTCAGACTTCCTATTTCATGGCTACCAATAGGTAA